From Syntrophales bacterium, the proteins below share one genomic window:
- a CDS encoding molybdenum cofactor biosynthesis protein MoaE — MSLTAMIDSIKGQPDYKRVGMIVCHNGVVRGTARDGRVVNEIEVTADRRRLDDIIAEMRTRPGIIAVLVEVYEGRLKVGDDIMCVAVAGDIRENTFPVLEDAVNAIKRDVVTKVEI, encoded by the coding sequence ATGAGTTTAACAGCCATGATCGACAGTATCAAGGGACAACCCGATTACAAACGAGTGGGGATGATTGTCTGTCACAACGGGGTTGTGCGGGGAACAGCGAGGGACGGCAGAGTGGTGAACGAGATCGAGGTAACCGCTGATCGCCGCCGGCTTGACGATATAATTGCGGAAATGAGAACCCGGCCAGGAATCATCGCTGTTCTGGTGGAGGTTTATGAGGGAAGACTGAAGGTCGGCGACGATATCATGTGTGTGGCGGTGGCCGGCGATATCCGGGAGAACACCTTTCCCGTCCTGGAGGATGCGGTCAACGCGATTAAGCGGGATGTTGTAACGAAGGTTGAAATCTAA
- a CDS encoding protein-L-isoaspartate(D-aspartate) O-methyltransferase: MADIFQKQRLKMVDLQVRGRGISDQRLLRAMEKIPRHLFIAEGLRDQAYNDRPLPIEEQQTISQPYIVALMSAALELTGRERVLEIGTGSGYQTAILAELAERVFSIERIAALAAGARRTLDALAYFNVAIRVGDGTFGWREESPFAAIMATAGAPQVPRLLIEQLAIGGRLVIPVGGRNSQTLLRLTRLSDDPEDLRQEELCGCRFVDLIGEHGWKN, from the coding sequence GTGGCGGACATCTTTCAGAAACAAAGACTAAAAATGGTTGACCTCCAGGTGCGGGGAAGGGGGATATCCGATCAGCGGTTGCTCAGGGCAATGGAGAAGATTCCGCGCCATCTCTTCATCGCGGAGGGCTTGCGCGACCAGGCGTACAACGACCGTCCCCTTCCCATTGAAGAGCAGCAGACGATCTCGCAGCCCTATATCGTGGCTTTGATGTCCGCAGCGCTGGAACTGACGGGAAGAGAAAGGGTGCTGGAGATCGGAACCGGTTCCGGATATCAAACGGCGATTCTTGCCGAGCTGGCCGAACGGGTCTTTTCCATCGAGCGCATTGCCGCTTTGGCCGCCGGGGCAAGAAGGACTCTCGATGCCCTCGCTTATTTCAATGTTGCCATCCGCGTTGGCGACGGAACCTTCGGGTGGCGCGAGGAGTCGCCTTTTGCGGCGATCATGGCGACCGCCGGCGCCCCGCAAGTTCCCAGACTGTTAATCGAACAACTGGCCATCGGCGGCCGTCTGGTGATTCCTGTGGGTGGGCGCAATTCCCAAACCCTGCTCAGACTGACCAGGCTCTCGGATGATCCTGAAGATCTCAGGCAGGAAGAACTATGCGGGTGCCGTTTTGTAGATCTGATTGGGGAACACGGATGGAAAAACTGA
- a CDS encoding M23 family metallopeptidase, which produces MEKLNKEFYRPISPAGRWGALAFFLLLFIIISCSGLPFKEAGPSGVYHRVKSGETLSAIAKAYHTDLQSLAEINNITNPSLIEKDSVIFIPHAQMVIDEIEIIARAKKTKTKSTVKEPVLEKRTFPTGQVVQDPRKKSDVAQKNRKNVSDDLLKEETIYPSQETARKSAAGSPEEKITLWKPEKAAGKNEKQEQVRFNKNIFIWPVKGKVVSFFGVQPNRMVFNGIRIAAPEGAVVVAAGDGVVIHSDPLKYYGETIIIQHADDYASVYANLGVRIAGLNERVKKGDRIGFIGSDSRTGEATLHFEIRNKNKARNPLFFLP; this is translated from the coding sequence ATGGAAAAACTGAACAAAGAGTTTTATCGTCCTATTTCTCCAGCGGGAAGATGGGGCGCCCTTGCCTTTTTTCTGCTTTTATTTATCATCATTTCCTGTTCAGGGTTGCCCTTTAAGGAAGCCGGACCGAGTGGGGTTTATCACCGGGTAAAAAGCGGGGAGACACTCTCTGCCATTGCCAAAGCTTACCACACCGATCTGCAGAGTCTGGCCGAGATTAACAATATAACCAATCCTTCCCTGATCGAGAAGGACAGCGTGATCTTTATCCCCCATGCACAAATGGTTATCGACGAAATAGAAATTATCGCCAGAGCTAAAAAAACAAAGACAAAAAGCACCGTAAAGGAACCCGTCCTTGAAAAGAGAACCTTCCCCACTGGCCAAGTTGTTCAAGATCCCCGGAAAAAATCGGACGTTGCCCAAAAAAATCGGAAAAATGTTTCAGACGACCTTCTGAAGGAAGAGACCATATACCCCTCCCAGGAGACCGCCAGGAAAAGCGCCGCGGGAAGTCCTGAAGAAAAAATCACATTGTGGAAACCCGAGAAAGCGGCGGGTAAAAATGAAAAACAGGAGCAGGTGCGTTTTAATAAAAACATTTTCATTTGGCCGGTTAAAGGAAAGGTTGTCTCTTTTTTTGGCGTACAGCCCAACCGAATGGTTTTCAACGGGATTCGGATTGCGGCCCCTGAAGGCGCCGTTGTTGTTGCAGCCGGGGATGGCGTTGTCATCCATTCGGACCCTTTAAAATATTATGGCGAGACAATAATCATCCAGCATGCGGATGATTATGCATCTGTTTATGCCAATCTGGGCGTCCGTATCGCCGGTTTAAACGAGCGGGTGAAAAAGGGCGACAGGATTGGTTTTATCGGCAGCGACTCCAGAACGGGGGAGGCAACTCTCCATTTTGAGATCAGAAATAAAAATAAGGCCAGAAATCCCCTTTTTTTCCTTCCCTGA
- a CDS encoding CarD family transcriptional regulator yields MFNVGDLAVYPAQGVGIIEAIENREVGGARQKFYIMKIMSNGMKIMIPLDGAQTAGLRKVIKEKEIPKIYEILKNRDFTIDKQTWNKRYREYLEKIKTGSVFEIARVLRDLCVLKIDKNLSFGERKMMDTAKGLLVKEISVATNAEEAKIEEDINTIFTVQ; encoded by the coding sequence ATGTTCAATGTTGGCGATTTAGCGGTATATCCAGCGCAGGGAGTGGGAATCATCGAGGCAATTGAAAACAGGGAAGTTGGAGGCGCCAGGCAGAAGTTCTACATAATGAAAATTATGAGCAATGGGATGAAAATCATGATCCCCCTGGATGGCGCCCAGACTGCCGGTTTGCGCAAGGTGATCAAGGAAAAGGAGATCCCCAAGATATACGAGATTCTGAAAAACAGGGATTTTACGATTGACAAGCAGACGTGGAACAAAAGATACAGGGAATATCTGGAAAAGATAAAAACGGGCTCGGTATTTGAGATAGCCAGGGTTCTGCGGGATCTTTGCGTTCTTAAAATCGACAAGAACCTCTCTTTTGGCGAGCGGAAGATGATGGATACGGCCAAGGGGCTCCTCGTCAAGGAGATTTCCGTTGCGACCAATGCCGAGGAGGCGAAGATCGAAGAGGATATCAATACGATCTTTACCGTGCAGTGA
- a CDS encoding PIN domain-containing protein, translating to MSGYFIAYHSYYDWWKWIVGVVVGALAAVLVIQIEKIARRVSLRVILGGVVGMLIGLLIAFLLAYGLNFVSNIMENRQVVPWIYTLLTAALGYMGLVLGSQKVEEVSMFGWGPAREISDYRILDTSVIIDGRIADIADTGFLEGNLIVPRFVLDELQYVADSADSLKRARGRRGLDILNRMQRSNGIFIDVVDHDFPKIKGVDSKLVALAKKTNGRIITNDFNLNKVAELQGIRILNVNELANALKPVVLPGELMTVKIIKDGKEPGQGVAYLEDGTMIIVDNAQRYQGENVEALVTSVLQTTAGRMIFSEMKTAANDKKS from the coding sequence TTGAGCGGTTATTTCATCGCCTATCACAGCTATTACGACTGGTGGAAATGGATCGTCGGCGTTGTTGTCGGGGCGCTGGCGGCAGTGCTGGTAATCCAGATCGAGAAGATTGCCCGCCGGGTTTCATTGCGGGTTATCCTCGGCGGCGTTGTCGGGATGCTGATTGGTCTTTTAATTGCTTTTTTACTTGCCTATGGTTTGAATTTCGTCAGCAATATTATGGAGAACCGCCAGGTTGTCCCCTGGATTTATACGCTTCTTACCGCGGCATTGGGTTATATGGGGCTGGTTCTCGGCTCGCAGAAGGTCGAGGAAGTCAGCATGTTCGGCTGGGGGCCCGCTCGGGAAATCAGTGATTATCGGATACTGGATACCAGCGTTATCATCGATGGACGGATTGCCGATATTGCGGATACCGGTTTTCTGGAAGGCAATCTGATTGTTCCCCGCTTTGTGCTCGATGAACTCCAGTATGTTGCCGATTCCGCCGATTCCCTCAAAAGGGCGCGCGGCCGGCGAGGGCTCGATATCCTCAACCGGATGCAGCGCAGCAATGGGATTTTTATTGATGTCGTAGATCATGATTTTCCGAAGATCAAAGGCGTTGATTCGAAACTTGTTGCCCTGGCGAAAAAGACGAATGGCCGGATTATTACCAATGATTTTAACCTCAACAAGGTCGCCGAGCTGCAGGGGATCAGGATTCTCAATGTAAACGAACTGGCCAATGCCCTGAAGCCGGTTGTTCTGCCGGGAGAACTGATGACGGTGAAAATAATCAAGGACGGCAAGGAACCGGGGCAGGGGGTTGCGTACTTGGAAGACGGCACCATGATCATTGTTGATAACGCGCAGCGCTACCAGGGAGAGAATGTCGAGGCCCTGGTAACCAGTGTTTTGCAGACAACCGCCGGACGGATGATTTTTTCCGAAATGAAGACGGCGGCAAACGATAAAAAATCTTGA
- the ispD gene encoding 2-C-methyl-D-erythritol 4-phosphate cytidylyltransferase, translated as MAKTKFNVHKSKINVHKARICHSPFVSQVCGMKTKFNVHKTVAIIPAGGTGRRMGGSISKQYLLLSGKPVLVRALQPFQDSPLIDEIMLAVPEEDVVQVRENIVERYFLSKLNRVVAGGKERQDSIRNALACIADETEIIVIHDGVRPLVTTELIEMAIERAGKLGAVATGIGIRDTVKRVDKTGKIEETVLRDGLWLTQTPQAFKRDILLAAYRVAEETGFYGTDDASLVEKAGIPVWMIPGDRENLKVTTQEDMMICARILQYREKDLSDIRRI; from the coding sequence ATGGCGAAAACGAAGTTTAATGTTCACAAATCGAAGATCAATGTTCATAAAGCGCGTATTTGCCATTCGCCGTTCGTTTCCCAGGTCTGCGGCATGAAAACGAAGTTTAATGTTCATAAAACAGTGGCGATAATACCCGCCGGGGGAACGGGAAGGAGAATGGGCGGCAGCATCTCCAAACAGTACCTGCTCCTTTCCGGGAAACCGGTTCTTGTTCGCGCCTTACAGCCATTTCAGGATTCACCATTAATAGATGAAATAATGCTCGCCGTTCCGGAGGAAGATGTTGTGCAGGTGCGGGAAAACATTGTTGAAAGATACTTCCTGTCGAAGCTTAACCGCGTTGTTGCCGGGGGAAAAGAACGACAGGATTCCATCAGAAATGCGCTTGCCTGTATTGCCGATGAAACGGAGATCATTGTCATTCACGATGGAGTCCGTCCGCTTGTTACGACTGAGCTGATTGAGATGGCAATCGAACGTGCGGGAAAGTTGGGCGCTGTTGCGACGGGCATTGGCATCCGGGATACGGTGAAACGGGTCGATAAAACAGGAAAAATCGAAGAGACAGTGCTTAGGGACGGTTTGTGGCTGACGCAAACTCCCCAGGCCTTTAAGCGGGACATTCTTCTCGCCGCTTACCGCGTGGCGGAGGAAACGGGATTTTACGGTACCGACGACGCCTCGCTCGTCGAGAAGGCCGGAATACCCGTCTGGATGATTCCCGGCGACAGGGAAAATCTCAAGGTGACGACGCAAGAGGACATGATGATCTGCGCAAGGATCCTGCAGTACCGAGAAAAAGACTTGAGTGATATCAGGCGGATCTGA
- the ispF gene encoding 2-C-methyl-D-erythritol 2,4-cyclodiphosphate synthase: protein MKTGFGYDSHRLTAGRRLILGGVEIPHEKGLAGHSDADVLVHAVCDALIGALAIGDIGRLFPDDDRAFKDISSLILLKRVGTLVSEHGYQVRNIDATIVLEKPKLAGYLPVMAQNIADVLAISGSAVSVKAKTNEGMGMIGAGEGAAAFAVILIEEA, encoded by the coding sequence ATGAAAACCGGTTTCGGATATGACAGCCACCGCCTTACGGCTGGACGCAGACTTATCCTGGGGGGGGTGGAGATTCCCCATGAAAAGGGGCTTGCCGGCCATTCGGATGCCGATGTTCTTGTTCACGCCGTTTGCGATGCGCTAATTGGCGCCCTGGCCATTGGCGACATCGGCAGGCTTTTCCCCGATGATGACCGCGCCTTCAAGGATATTTCCAGTCTGATTTTGTTGAAGCGGGTCGGGACGCTGGTTTCTGAACATGGTTATCAGGTGCGCAATATCGATGCGACGATCGTTCTGGAGAAGCCAAAATTGGCCGGCTATCTGCCCGTGATGGCGCAAAATATTGCCGACGTTCTGGCGATCTCCGGGTCTGCTGTAAGCGTCAAGGCCAAAACAAATGAAGGAATGGGCATGATCGGCGCAGGAGAAGGGGCCGCGGCATTTGCCGTTATCTTGATCGAAGAAGCCTGA
- a CDS encoding phosphoglycerate kinase: MKFIDELDIHEKKVLFRFDFNVPLDSSQNITDDIRIRSALPSINYALDEKARVIIVSHLGRPKGKVVPEMSLAPVAKRLSRLLGKDVQFAPDCIGEDVRRRVDALQAGDVLLLENLRFHKEEEKNDEAFAAELGGLADIYIDDAFGNAHRAHASNVGITRFVKVRGAGFLIKKELEYLGGALEKPARPFVAIVGGSKISGKLEAVANLIRKVDKIILGGGMAFTFLKALGYGIGKSVVEDELIGRAAEVMKAVKELGVKLYLPVDCVIAESREAGAQIKVVPVQEITPGWMGLDIGPATVTLFAEALENAKTILWNGPMGVFEIPAFSHGTTAMARTLANSAAVTIVGGGDTDVAIQQAGESDKITYISTGGGASLELLEGKVLPGVAALEQDGQ, from the coding sequence ATGAAATTCATAGACGAATTAGACATTCATGAAAAAAAGGTGTTGTTCCGCTTCGATTTTAACGTTCCCTTGGACAGTTCTCAAAACATTACCGACGATATCCGCATCCGGTCGGCCCTCCCCTCGATAAATTACGCCCTCGATGAAAAGGCCAGGGTGATTATCGTTTCGCATCTTGGCCGTCCCAAGGGAAAGGTTGTGCCGGAGATGAGTCTGGCCCCGGTGGCGAAACGCCTCTCGCGGCTTCTGGGTAAGGATGTCCAGTTTGCCCCGGATTGCATTGGTGAGGATGTCCGCCGGAGGGTGGATGCCTTGCAAGCCGGCGACGTGCTGCTTTTGGAAAACCTGAGATTTCATAAAGAGGAAGAGAAAAACGACGAGGCATTCGCCGCCGAACTGGGCGGTCTTGCTGATATTTATATTGACGACGCTTTCGGCAACGCCCATCGTGCGCATGCCTCCAACGTCGGCATTACCCGGTTTGTGAAGGTGCGCGGCGCAGGGTTTCTGATCAAAAAGGAGCTCGAATATCTTGGCGGGGCGCTGGAAAAGCCGGCCCGGCCGTTTGTTGCGATTGTCGGCGGCTCCAAGATCTCCGGAAAGCTGGAGGCCGTTGCCAACCTGATTCGGAAGGTTGATAAGATCATCCTGGGCGGGGGCATGGCCTTTACGTTTTTGAAGGCCCTTGGCTACGGCATCGGTAAATCCGTTGTGGAGGATGAGCTGATCGGCAGGGCTGCCGAGGTGATGAAGGCGGTAAAGGAACTGGGTGTAAAGCTCTATCTGCCGGTTGACTGCGTGATCGCCGAAAGCAGGGAAGCGGGCGCCCAGATCAAAGTAGTGCCTGTTCAGGAGATTACTCCGGGCTGGATGGGGCTGGATATTGGCCCTGCAACGGTAACCCTCTTTGCCGAGGCGTTGGAAAATGCCAAGACGATACTCTGGAACGGGCCGATGGGCGTCTTTGAGATACCGGCCTTCAGCCACGGCACAACAGCGATGGCAAGAACTCTCGCGAACTCTGCGGCGGTAACGATTGTGGGCGGCGGCGATACGGACGTGGCCATCCAGCAGGCTGGTGAAAGCGACAAGATTACCTATATTTCAACCGGCGGCGGCGCCTCGCTGGAACTTCTTGAGGGCAAGGTATTGCCGGGGGTGGCCGCTTTGGAGCAGGACGGCCAATAG
- the truA gene encoding tRNA pseudouridine(38-40) synthase TruA, protein MDSQVKDGRRNIRLTVEYDGTDYCGWQWQKNGLSLQQVIEEAIGRITGEKIRINGSGRTDSGVHALGQVANFHTNSILPERSLLLGINSLLPPDIAVRELEEADPEFHARFSVKSKVYLYYICNRPVRPVRERRYSWFIWEPLRVEKMREALTVFQGRHDFTSFCSTHTDSADHVRTILGATLEKDAGEMITISIEADGFLRYMVRTLVGTLAYAGLGKCTQAEVSAILEAKDRRKAKLTAPPQGLFLKQVNY, encoded by the coding sequence TTGGATTCGCAGGTTAAAGACGGCAGGAGAAACATCCGGCTGACAGTCGAATATGATGGCACTGATTATTGCGGCTGGCAGTGGCAGAAAAACGGGCTTTCCCTTCAGCAGGTTATCGAGGAGGCAATCGGCCGGATAACCGGGGAAAAAATCAGGATCAACGGCTCGGGGAGGACGGACAGCGGGGTACATGCCTTGGGCCAGGTTGCCAATTTTCATACAAATTCAATACTTCCGGAAAGGAGCCTCCTGCTGGGGATCAACAGTCTGCTGCCGCCGGATATCGCCGTCCGCGAGCTGGAGGAGGCCGACCCGGAGTTTCACGCCCGGTTTTCCGTAAAGAGCAAGGTTTATCTGTATTATATCTGCAACCGTCCGGTCCGTCCGGTCCGGGAAAGGCGTTACTCCTGGTTTATCTGGGAGCCTCTTCGTGTCGAGAAGATGCGGGAGGCTCTAACTGTTTTTCAGGGAAGGCATGATTTTACCTCGTTTTGTTCAACCCATACCGACAGCGCCGATCACGTGCGCACGATTCTTGGCGCGACTCTGGAAAAAGACGCCGGGGAGATGATAACGATCTCGATTGAGGCGGATGGGTTTTTGCGCTACATGGTGCGGACGCTCGTTGGCACGCTTGCTTATGCGGGGCTGGGAAAATGCACGCAAGCGGAGGTGTCCGCGATTCTTGAGGCAAAAGACAGGCGCAAGGCCAAACTGACCGCGCCGCCGCAGGGATTGTTTCTCAAACAGGTGAATTATTGA